The Sulfurospirillum halorespirans DSM 13726 genome has a window encoding:
- a CDS encoding sulfatase-like hydrolase/transferase produces MNYMLWLSAGLFLVALFTSKNRTRTRKSALIGAGTIFIYMLLSAFYIISNYFTGEGINDAVIFHLRYGLEGSGFGDYYLIIGIGFGLLIASLALSIFYYRLVKNDVFEHHQKLKYALSLSALALSLVFHPTVRFLGESALKAIGIENPLSLQYRFSDYYQDPVLTPLSEEHPNLVYIFAESFEETYFDETLFPSLVTDLRAIREQSITFTQIKQALGTSWTIAGMTAVQCGIPLVTPSANAHSPQGNSMSKMSTFYSGAVCMSDMLHKEGYKLIYRSGSPLEFAGVDKLYRTHHFDDIKGIKELKPLLTHSSYQTPWGLYDDTLLGLAMNDFKKLSKSKQKFAMFLSTMDTHHPYGHVSKSCKTQKYQDGSNSMLNAVACSDELIAKFIKQIGESPYGKNTIIVVASDHLAMHNMAIETLMKGERRNQLMIIDPRSSSAQTVDKAGTTLDIGATLLPFLGYKATLGLGRDLLGEEESLEASLDAFDKILSAWSKELSRFWEFPKIEQELVLDTTKNNLKIGKTLYKFPILLRLSENLEVSPFFEVKLKFFETAKLFGYLHDYHANDAFLWVDKCSRLSALEPESNVSAKGKYCYALGKLGAEISLENLNAPKKLSLEVLNQTLTLPYEDEKALIRRENLMKIEEK; encoded by the coding sequence ATGAATTACATGCTATGGCTCTCCGCAGGACTTTTTCTCGTTGCCTTGTTTACATCTAAAAATCGAACGCGCACACGTAAGAGTGCGCTCATTGGTGCGGGAACTATTTTCATTTATATGCTACTCAGTGCTTTTTACATTATCTCAAACTATTTTACCGGAGAAGGCATTAACGATGCTGTGATCTTTCACCTGCGCTACGGGCTAGAAGGTTCAGGGTTTGGTGATTATTATTTAATCATTGGTATCGGCTTTGGACTCTTAATTGCTAGCTTAGCCCTCTCGATTTTCTACTATCGCTTGGTCAAAAACGATGTCTTTGAGCATCATCAGAAGCTAAAATACGCACTTTCTCTGAGTGCATTAGCCCTTTCTTTGGTATTTCATCCTACGGTGCGTTTTTTGGGCGAAAGTGCGCTGAAAGCCATTGGTATTGAAAATCCATTGAGTCTTCAGTATCGTTTTAGCGACTATTACCAAGACCCTGTTTTAACGCCTTTAAGCGAAGAGCATCCCAATTTGGTCTATATTTTTGCTGAGAGTTTTGAAGAGACCTATTTTGATGAGACGCTCTTTCCTTCGCTTGTAACGGATTTGCGCGCTATTAGGGAGCAAAGCATTACGTTTACACAGATCAAGCAAGCCCTTGGCACCAGTTGGACGATCGCGGGGATGACGGCGGTGCAGTGTGGCATTCCTTTGGTCACACCCTCAGCAAACGCGCACTCACCGCAGGGAAACTCGATGTCCAAGATGAGTACGTTTTACTCAGGGGCAGTGTGCATGAGCGATATGCTGCACAAAGAGGGCTACAAACTGATCTACCGTAGCGGTTCCCCTTTGGAGTTTGCAGGTGTCGATAAGTTGTACCGTACCCACCACTTTGATGACATCAAAGGCATTAAAGAGCTCAAACCTCTCCTCACCCATTCTAGCTATCAAACACCGTGGGGATTGTACGATGATACGCTTTTGGGGCTTGCGATGAATGATTTTAAAAAGCTCTCCAAAAGCAAACAAAAATTTGCGATGTTTCTCTCCACGATGGACACGCATCACCCTTACGGGCATGTCTCTAAAAGTTGCAAAACACAAAAATATCAAGATGGCAGTAACTCGATGCTGAACGCTGTGGCATGTTCGGATGAGTTGATCGCAAAATTTATCAAGCAAATTGGTGAATCTCCGTACGGCAAAAATACGATCATTGTGGTCGCCTCAGACCATCTTGCGATGCACAATATGGCGATAGAGACACTGATGAAGGGTGAGCGTCGTAATCAATTGATGATTATCGATCCTCGTTCAAGCAGTGCTCAAACGGTGGATAAAGCTGGTACGACACTGGATATTGGAGCAACACTTCTGCCTTTTTTAGGCTATAAAGCAACACTAGGATTGGGGCGCGATCTTTTAGGAGAGGAAGAGTCGCTCGAGGCTTCCTTGGATGCGTTTGATAAAATCTTAAGCGCTTGGTCGAAAGAGTTAAGCCGTTTTTGGGAATTTCCAAAAATAGAGCAGGAGTTGGTGCTAGATACAACGAAAAACAATCTCAAAATTGGCAAAACGCTCTATAAATTTCCTATTTTATTACGTTTGAGTGAGAACTTGGAAGTGAGTCCTTTCTTTGAGGTTAAGCTGAAGTTTTTTGAGACGGCTAAACTCTTTGGTTATCTGCACGATTACCATGCGAATGATGCCTTTTTATGGGTCGATAAATGTTCTCGCCTGAGTGCATTGGAACCTGAGAGTAATGTCAGCGCTAAAGGCAAGTATTGTTACGCGCTTGGAAAATTGGGCGCGGAGATAAGCTTAGAGAATTTAAATGCCCCTAAAAAGCTTAGTTTAGAGGTTTTAAACCAAACACTCACCCTTCCGTATGAAGATGAAAAAGCACTCATAAGACGGGAAAATTTGATGAAGATAGAAGAGAAGTAA
- a CDS encoding alpha/beta fold hydrolase gives MKKTIGGLSVLVEGNQKDTAIIFLHGFPYDHTMWHEQIAALSENYYCVAYDIRGLGGSSVGDGQFTMESFVDDLELMISELRIEKPSILCGFSMGGYIALRALERMENAFSAVILCDTASNADDNEGKLNRSDVIRRINAQGLTSFSKNFIGHCFSDGYKKAHKEVVDKRIAKSTKFNSIGVKGCLFAMLTRNDMTSFLPSISIPTLVLCGELDTLTPPVKMKAMAEQIKGSEFVLIKNAAHMSVVENPVECNEAIKAFLAKL, from the coding sequence ATGAAAAAAACCATCGGCGGATTATCGGTTTTAGTGGAAGGCAATCAGAAAGATACAGCAATCATTTTTTTACACGGTTTCCCGTATGACCATACCATGTGGCACGAGCAAATCGCAGCGCTGAGTGAAAACTACTACTGTGTGGCGTACGACATCAGAGGGCTTGGTGGCTCTTCTGTGGGTGATGGACAGTTTACCATGGAATCGTTTGTCGACGATCTTGAACTGATGATTAGCGAGCTTCGAATTGAAAAGCCATCGATCTTGTGTGGCTTCTCGATGGGTGGGTACATTGCCCTTCGCGCCCTTGAACGCATGGAAAATGCTTTTTCCGCGGTCATTTTATGCGACACGGCTTCCAATGCCGACGATAATGAAGGCAAACTCAACCGCTCCGACGTCATCAGACGCATCAATGCACAAGGCTTGACCTCGTTTTCCAAAAATTTCATCGGACACTGTTTCAGCGATGGCTATAAAAAAGCGCACAAAGAGGTGGTCGATAAACGCATCGCCAAGTCGACGAAGTTTAACTCTATCGGTGTTAAGGGCTGTTTGTTTGCCATGCTGACACGCAATGACATGACATCTTTTCTTCCTTCTATCAGCATTCCAACCCTTGTTTTGTGTGGCGAACTCGACACCCTAACACCTCCAGTCAAAATGAAAGCAATGGCGGAGCAAATAAAGGGCTCAGAGTTTGTGCTCATCAAAAATGCGGCGCATATGAGTGTGGTTGAAAACCCAGTAGAGTGCAACGAGGCGATCAAGGCATTTTTAGCAAAACTTTAA
- a CDS encoding EamA family transporter: MPLRHILLALSVVIIWGVNFVVIQVALTEIPPLLLTFLRFFFATFPAIFFFKRPANTSWKMLFFYSLSMFILDFAFLFSGMYAGVSSGIASLALQTQVFFTAILAVIFIKEKMSLAKIVGAIIAFSGIVFVGFHAGGDVNLLGLFLVECAALSWAIGNLVSKQIGKVDMLSLVVWGSFISLPFLLVLSYIFESHLWSFEIFTHLSGKSIGAIAYLAYPVTFFGFGIWSWLLSRYPATTVAPFTLLVPVVGFSSSALLVGETLPTWKLFAAFLIVLGLIINLYGDRFFKRAE, from the coding sequence ATGCCTCTTAGACATATTTTGCTTGCCCTGAGCGTGGTCATCATTTGGGGAGTCAATTTTGTGGTGATTCAAGTCGCACTCACAGAGATTCCTCCTCTCTTGCTGACGTTTTTACGCTTCTTTTTTGCAACATTTCCTGCGATCTTTTTCTTTAAAAGACCGGCAAATACCTCCTGGAAAATGCTCTTTTTCTATTCGTTGAGCATGTTTATCCTCGATTTTGCCTTTCTGTTTTCAGGAATGTACGCAGGGGTAAGCTCAGGCATTGCCTCACTTGCCCTTCAAACCCAAGTCTTTTTTACCGCCATTTTAGCGGTCATTTTCATCAAAGAGAAGATGAGCTTGGCTAAAATCGTAGGAGCGATCATTGCTTTTTCGGGCATTGTGTTTGTAGGGTTTCATGCAGGAGGCGATGTTAATCTTTTGGGACTTTTTTTAGTCGAATGTGCCGCTCTTTCATGGGCGATTGGCAACCTCGTCTCTAAACAAATTGGCAAGGTAGATATGCTCAGCCTCGTGGTTTGGGGAAGTTTTATCTCTCTTCCTTTTTTACTGGTACTCTCCTATATCTTTGAGTCGCATCTGTGGAGTTTTGAGATCTTTACGCATCTCTCAGGTAAAAGTATCGGCGCGATTGCTTATCTTGCGTATCCCGTTACGTTTTTTGGTTTTGGAATCTGGAGTTGGCTACTCAGTCGCTACCCTGCTACAACCGTAGCCCCTTTTACGCTGTTAGTACCTGTCGTTGGATTTTCTTCTTCAGCTCTTTTAGTAGGCGAAACACTGCCCACATGGAAGCTTTTTGCAGCGTTTTTAATCGTCCTAGGACTGATCATAAACCTCTACGGCGACCGCTTCTTCAAGCGTGCCGAATAA
- a CDS encoding ABC transporter substrate-binding protein produces the protein MRFFRTLLSLAVLMATSALAKEINIGLILPMSGTLAGYGQVAYEGAELANALQPKLKNGDSVKLILVDTKGDKVESANAATRLITSDKVVGIIGEMISTNTAQIISIADKKQIPVIAPAATNDKLTENRVFANRVCFSDSFQGTVVANYAAKDLGLKTAVIVTDQAQVYSLGLSKAFTQAFVKNGGKVLKEIRISSGDKDFKAVVAQVKALNPDFVFLPLYHTEASMMTRQAKQIDLNKPFFSGDGVANQTFIDLGGEAVEGYMFTDFFDHSAPPTNKSKDFIAAYEKKTGKKEVNSFVTLGADAYNVMVDAMNRCANPEDSVCINTEIRKTSNYEGVSGFISIDDKGNATRSAVIKEIKGGKAVYKSTVNP, from the coding sequence ATGCGTTTTTTTAGGACACTGTTAAGTCTTGCCGTCCTTATGGCGACAAGTGCGTTAGCAAAAGAGATCAATATAGGTCTTATCTTACCGATGAGTGGCACCCTTGCAGGGTATGGGCAAGTGGCGTATGAGGGAGCTGAGCTTGCAAATGCCCTTCAACCCAAACTGAAAAATGGCGATAGCGTCAAGCTCATTTTAGTCGACACCAAAGGCGATAAAGTCGAGTCTGCCAACGCGGCAACCAGACTGATTACTTCCGATAAAGTCGTGGGAATTATTGGTGAGATGATCAGCACCAACACCGCTCAGATTATCTCCATTGCCGATAAAAAACAGATTCCCGTCATCGCACCTGCTGCGACCAATGATAAGCTGACCGAAAATCGAGTGTTTGCAAACCGCGTCTGTTTTAGTGACTCGTTTCAAGGAACCGTTGTTGCCAATTATGCGGCAAAAGATTTGGGCTTGAAAACGGCTGTGATCGTGACCGATCAAGCGCAAGTCTATTCACTAGGACTCTCCAAAGCCTTTACGCAAGCGTTTGTTAAAAACGGCGGCAAAGTGCTCAAAGAGATTCGTATCAGCTCTGGCGATAAAGATTTTAAAGCCGTGGTGGCTCAAGTCAAAGCGCTCAACCCCGATTTTGTCTTCTTGCCTCTGTATCACACCGAAGCGTCGATGATGACGCGTCAGGCGAAGCAAATTGATCTGAATAAACCATTCTTCTCAGGCGATGGCGTTGCCAATCAGACCTTTATTGACCTAGGTGGCGAAGCGGTTGAGGGCTACATGTTTACAGACTTTTTCGACCACAGCGCACCTCCAACCAATAAATCCAAAGATTTTATCGCGGCGTATGAGAAAAAAACAGGTAAAAAAGAGGTCAACTCTTTTGTCACACTTGGCGCCGATGCGTACAATGTCATGGTCGATGCGATGAACCGTTGTGCCAACCCAGAAGACAGCGTTTGCATCAACACTGAAATTCGTAAAACTTCCAACTATGAAGGTGTTTCAGGCTTTATCTCCATCGATGATAAAGGCAATGCAACCAGATCTGCCGTCATCAAAGAGATTAAAGGTGGCAAAGCCGTTTACAAATCGACAGTCAACCCTTAG
- the metH gene encoding methionine synthase: MGTQIQALEIAPEQWEGKEGCNELLNVTCKEAISKIHRGYLLAGADIIKTNTFGALPWVLDDYGIGERAYELARAGVEIVKEACASFATPEKPRFTAAAFGPGTKLPSLGHIGYDEMFEGYKEAARGAIDGGCDLFLIETAQDPLQIKAALHAIQDAQTSLHVKLPIMVSVTIELSGTMLIGTDATTIAAILEPFDILSLGFNCGTGPEQVEKHVKTLSSVWSKPISVHANAGLPQNRGGYTFYPMGPREFAELQEKFTEIASVAILGGCCGTTPQHILELSKRVEGKKPLTPKGEMPRSIASLFETRALKQDPAPFLIGERSNATGSKAFRELLLAEDYDGTLSVAQQQVRSGAHGIDVSVGFAGRDEHKDTKEVMGRYVQKILLPLMPDTTQVPALEVALKLIGGKPIINSVNLEDGIEKFDKVCSLAKRFGAALVCLTIDEVGMAKSKEQKVAIAERIYTLATEKHGIHPEDLVFDLLTFTVGSGDPEYHTAAIETIEAIREFHALHPEVGFVLGVSNISFGLAKHAREYLNSVFLHHCVEAGLSMAIVNVKNTLPMHKISDIDKKICEDLLFNHREEGDPLFKFIDHFEGVVENKDESDAAFLAMDTKEKISTLLIDGDKERMLLLLPTAKEEIAAEVIVNEILIDAMKVVGELFGSGKMQLPFVLQSAEVMKAAVDYLQPYLPKTEKNTTTTLIIGTVKGDVHDVGKNLVDIILSNNGFKVINIGIKADLDTFLEALKEHKADAIGMSGLLVKSTNVMKENLEAMQKMGITIPVILGGAALTDNFVEDFCRPIYDGPIYYCKDAFEGITAMSRIEAKNYDTSFSRIVLENSVNRATKEAKEIPPFHELKMPSRDIAIPTPPFWGRRVLKTDVKELAFSWINHKILFAQRWGYSGKGQSKEAKQKQLDEVLWPTFERIKADIERLGLFEPTLIYGYYPARSSENNLYLFDESEGYFSESQVNRESIDAIKARAIKTFDFPRQNRNPYRSLSDFIHPDRHDVLALTCVSAGSKFSAYEKELYDAGNFTEYFFVHGLGVELAEALAEIVHKQIRLDLGIAELEGHSLRDVQMKRYLGCRYSFGYPACPALEDTQIIFDLLKPEEFGINLSETFQIHPEQSTTAIVMHHREALYFNV; this comes from the coding sequence ATGGGCACACAGATTCAAGCCTTAGAGATTGCGCCTGAGCAGTGGGAAGGCAAAGAGGGCTGCAACGAGCTTTTGAACGTTACATGTAAAGAGGCTATCTCAAAAATTCACCGTGGCTATTTGCTTGCAGGCGCGGACATCATCAAGACCAACACCTTTGGCGCATTGCCGTGGGTTTTGGACGATTATGGCATCGGTGAGAGAGCCTATGAACTCGCCCGTGCCGGTGTTGAGATCGTAAAAGAGGCGTGCGCATCGTTTGCAACGCCTGAAAAGCCACGTTTTACCGCCGCTGCCTTTGGACCAGGGACAAAACTCCCCTCCTTAGGGCATATCGGTTACGATGAGATGTTTGAAGGCTACAAAGAGGCGGCACGCGGTGCGATTGATGGCGGATGCGATCTTTTTCTCATTGAAACGGCACAAGATCCGCTTCAAATTAAAGCTGCTTTGCATGCGATACAAGACGCTCAAACATCTTTACATGTAAAACTTCCTATCATGGTTTCTGTGACGATTGAACTCAGTGGAACGATGCTGATCGGAACCGATGCAACCACGATTGCGGCGATCTTAGAGCCTTTTGACATCCTCAGCCTTGGCTTTAACTGTGGCACAGGCCCTGAACAAGTTGAAAAACATGTTAAAACGCTCAGTTCCGTTTGGAGTAAGCCCATTAGTGTACACGCCAATGCAGGACTTCCTCAAAACCGTGGTGGTTACACCTTTTACCCGATGGGACCTCGTGAATTTGCGGAACTTCAAGAAAAATTCACCGAAATTGCAAGCGTTGCGATTCTTGGAGGATGTTGTGGTACGACGCCTCAGCATATCTTAGAGCTTTCCAAACGTGTCGAAGGTAAAAAGCCTCTTACGCCCAAAGGTGAGATGCCTCGTAGCATCGCCTCCTTGTTTGAAACAAGAGCTTTAAAACAAGACCCAGCACCGTTTCTCATTGGTGAGAGAAGTAACGCCACAGGTTCCAAAGCCTTTCGTGAGTTACTGCTTGCCGAAGACTATGATGGCACACTGAGCGTTGCGCAACAACAAGTCAGAAGTGGCGCGCATGGCATTGATGTGAGTGTTGGTTTTGCAGGACGTGATGAGCACAAAGACACCAAAGAGGTGATGGGGCGTTATGTGCAAAAGATTCTTTTGCCATTGATGCCAGACACCACGCAAGTTCCAGCTCTTGAAGTCGCACTCAAACTCATTGGTGGAAAGCCCATCATCAACTCCGTGAACCTAGAAGACGGCATCGAAAAATTCGATAAAGTCTGCTCTTTAGCGAAGCGTTTTGGTGCGGCACTCGTATGTCTGACCATCGATGAAGTCGGTATGGCGAAGAGCAAAGAGCAAAAGGTCGCGATTGCGGAGCGCATCTATACTTTAGCGACCGAAAAACACGGCATTCACCCCGAAGATTTGGTGTTTGACTTGCTTACGTTTACCGTGGGCAGTGGCGATCCTGAGTACCATACGGCGGCGATTGAGACCATCGAAGCGATTCGTGAATTTCACGCACTGCACCCCGAAGTGGGTTTTGTCCTTGGTGTTTCAAACATTTCTTTTGGTTTAGCCAAACACGCGCGTGAATACCTAAACTCCGTCTTCTTACACCATTGTGTCGAAGCAGGGCTTAGCATGGCGATTGTTAATGTTAAAAATACGCTTCCGATGCACAAGATCAGTGATATTGATAAAAAAATCTGCGAAGATTTACTGTTCAACCACCGAGAGGAGGGCGATCCACTCTTTAAATTCATTGACCATTTTGAAGGGGTTGTGGAGAACAAAGACGAGAGCGATGCGGCGTTTCTTGCGATGGATACGAAAGAGAAAATCTCAACCCTGCTCATCGATGGCGATAAAGAGCGTATGTTACTGCTTTTACCTACCGCAAAAGAGGAAATAGCCGCAGAAGTCATCGTCAATGAAATTTTGATCGATGCGATGAAAGTAGTCGGCGAGCTGTTTGGCAGTGGAAAGATGCAATTACCATTTGTCCTCCAATCGGCTGAAGTGATGAAGGCTGCGGTGGATTATCTGCAACCTTACCTTCCAAAAACGGAGAAGAACACCACCACCACGCTCATCATCGGAACCGTCAAAGGCGATGTACACGATGTCGGTAAAAACCTTGTGGACATCATCTTAAGTAACAACGGTTTTAAAGTCATCAACATCGGCATCAAAGCAGATTTAGACACATTTTTAGAAGCCCTCAAAGAGCACAAAGCCGATGCCATCGGTATGAGCGGACTTTTGGTGAAGTCGACCAATGTGATGAAAGAAAATCTTGAAGCGATGCAGAAGATGGGCATCACCATCCCTGTTATTTTAGGTGGTGCGGCACTGACCGATAACTTTGTGGAAGACTTTTGCCGTCCGATTTACGATGGGCCGATTTATTACTGCAAAGACGCGTTTGAGGGCATAACGGCGATGTCGCGCATCGAAGCGAAAAATTATGATACCTCTTTTAGTCGCATCGTTCTTGAAAACAGTGTCAATCGCGCCACGAAAGAAGCCAAAGAAATTCCACCGTTTCATGAGCTTAAAATGCCAAGCCGTGACATTGCCATCCCGACACCACCCTTTTGGGGCAGACGTGTGTTGAAAACTGACGTCAAAGAGCTTGCGTTTTCGTGGATCAACCACAAAATTCTTTTTGCGCAACGTTGGGGTTACAGTGGTAAAGGGCAGAGCAAAGAAGCGAAGCAAAAACAGCTGGATGAGGTTTTGTGGCCAACATTTGAGCGCATCAAAGCGGACATCGAACGACTGGGACTTTTTGAGCCGACGTTGATTTACGGTTACTATCCTGCACGATCAAGCGAAAACAACCTCTATCTTTTTGATGAGAGCGAGGGGTATTTTAGTGAGTCACAGGTAAATCGTGAGAGCATCGACGCCATCAAAGCGCGTGCCATTAAGACGTTTGATTTTCCACGTCAAAACAGAAACCCGTACCGAAGTCTAAGTGATTTTATTCACCCTGATCGTCACGATGTTTTGGCTTTGACGTGTGTTAGTGCGGGTTCAAAATTTTCAGCGTATGAGAAAGAGCTTTACGATGCAGGCAATTTTACTGAGTACTTTTTTGTGCATGGACTCGGTGTTGAACTGGCTGAAGCATTGGCGGAGATCGTGCATAAACAGATACGCCTCGATCTTGGCATCGCAGAGCTTGAAGGGCATAGTCTGCGCGATGTGCAGATGAAGCGCTACCTTGGGTGTCGCTACTCGTTTGGCTACCCAGCGTGCCCTGCCTTGGAAGATACGCAAATCATTTTTGATCTGCTTAAACCTGAAGAATTTGGCATAAATCTCAGTGAAACATTTCAGATTCACCCCGAGCAAAGTACCACGGCGATCGTGATGCACCACAGGGAGGCTTTATATTTTAATGTCTGA
- a CDS encoding LysE family translocator, protein MFEIQNYYSFIVAIVLFQLIPGAGTIAILNATARNGVGAGMGAVFGTLLGDFVFMIAALAGLAALMQQNPFLFELLQYFGAAYLVWLGIGLLRAKIEPDSGKIEPKKSALVYFKQAFFVSITNPKVMLFFVAFFPLFLRPDATNVTLVAMILHVSLISLIYQALLVLLGNTLARKLKAFPLARTIATRLAGVALVGFGIKLASSNR, encoded by the coding sequence ATGTTTGAGATTCAAAACTATTACAGTTTTATTGTGGCGATTGTACTCTTTCAACTTATCCCTGGTGCTGGAACCATTGCGATCTTAAATGCCACGGCTCGTAATGGCGTGGGAGCGGGAATGGGTGCAGTTTTTGGCACACTTTTGGGTGATTTTGTTTTTATGATCGCAGCCCTTGCAGGACTTGCCGCCTTAATGCAGCAAAATCCTTTTTTGTTTGAGCTATTGCAGTACTTTGGCGCGGCGTATTTGGTCTGGTTAGGCATTGGATTATTGCGTGCGAAAATCGAACCTGATTCTGGAAAAATTGAGCCTAAAAAATCGGCTTTGGTCTATTTTAAACAGGCGTTTTTTGTGAGCATCACCAACCCTAAAGTCATGCTGTTTTTTGTGGCGTTCTTTCCACTCTTTTTACGCCCCGATGCAACCAATGTGACCTTAGTCGCGATGATCTTACATGTAAGCCTTATCAGCCTTATTTACCAAGCACTTTTGGTTCTTTTGGGCAATACTTTAGCACGCAAACTCAAAGCGTTTCCTCTGGCACGCACTATCGCGACACGCCTTGCAGGCGTCGCACTCGTTGGCTTTGGCATCAAACTTGCTAGTAGCAACCGTTAA
- a CDS encoding methyl-accepting chemotaxis protein: MSVNLLLIGANDATTAELVSLVDATLSTTAVYQKATLSNYHNYDAANYDLIVCFTNRYDEMVKQYGKEKVVAVEFVPPTDFFVGVSRIPEGENVIIFNNSTSGANVMLKFLKFYKLDHVTYQVIPFDECSDTQTREALSSAKYIIGTDGYVSSGKALYTKYSHLLRPDVHVMPSPPRSATAESVSALAQIVTAINSDKALQEARDISKKLAEQTKEISLITQSASQSIEDTANTIVVVNTKLAAEVKNVQVTNGMAKELSEAVEQIGNITTAIKYIASETNLLALNATIEAARAGDHGRGFAVVASEVRKLSDQSNKSTDNIRISIMDVQKVVDQIVPALQRTVDEIIKTQAEVERISLAAQEESRAMSEIIKKLQVIVDVSEALNVAENHPE, from the coding sequence ATGAGCGTTAATCTACTGTTAATCGGGGCCAATGATGCCACCACGGCGGAGCTTGTCTCTTTGGTGGATGCAACACTTTCGACCACCGCTGTTTACCAAAAAGCTACTTTAAGTAACTATCACAATTATGATGCTGCCAATTATGATCTCATCGTCTGTTTTACGAATCGTTATGATGAAATGGTGAAGCAATATGGCAAAGAAAAAGTGGTTGCCGTTGAATTTGTGCCACCCACCGATTTTTTTGTGGGGGTGAGTCGCATCCCTGAGGGCGAAAATGTCATTATTTTCAACAACAGTACTTCGGGGGCGAATGTCATGTTGAAATTTCTCAAATTTTACAAACTGGATCACGTCACGTATCAAGTAATTCCGTTTGATGAATGCAGTGACACACAGACCAGAGAAGCTTTAAGTAGTGCAAAATACATCATCGGAACCGATGGGTATGTCTCTTCAGGCAAAGCGCTTTACACCAAATACAGCCATCTTTTACGTCCTGATGTTCACGTGATGCCAAGTCCTCCACGTTCGGCAACGGCTGAGAGTGTGAGCGCTCTAGCGCAAATTGTCACGGCGATAAACAGCGATAAAGCGCTCCAAGAGGCGCGTGACATCTCTAAAAAATTGGCGGAACAGACCAAAGAGATTTCACTCATTACCCAAAGTGCTTCTCAGTCCATCGAAGATACCGCCAATACGATCGTGGTAGTCAACACCAAACTCGCCGCTGAAGTTAAAAATGTCCAAGTCACTAACGGTATGGCAAAAGAGCTCAGTGAAGCGGTTGAGCAGATCGGCAACATTACGACCGCGATTAAATACATCGCGAGTGAAACCAATCTTTTAGCGCTTAATGCCACCATCGAAGCAGCGCGTGCGGGAGATCATGGGCGTGGATTTGCTGTAGTAGCCAGTGAAGTGCGCAAACTCTCCGACCAAAGCAACAAATCAACCGATAACATTCGCATTTCCATCATGGATGTCCAAAAGGTCGTTGATCAAATCGTTCCTGCACTGCAACGCACGGTGGATGAGATCATCAAAACGCAAGCGGAGGTCGAGCGTATTAGCCTCGCCGCCCAAGAAGAGAGCCGTGCGATGAGCGAGATCATCAAAAAGCTTCAAGTCATTGTCGATGTCTCTGAAGCGCTCAATGTCGCAGAAAATCACCCCGAATAA